The DNA window AGGGACCGAGAAGTTAGACTGATTGATACGGATGGTGAACAGTTAGGTGTTGTTGCAGGAAGAAAGGCATTAGAAATGGCCATAGAAAGAAAATTAGATTTAGTAAAAATTGCACCTCAAGCAAAGCCACCTGTTTGCAAGATCATGGATTATGGAAAGTATAAGTTTGAACAATCCAAAAAAGAAAAAGAAGCAAAGAAAAAGCAAAAAGTAATTAATGTAAAGGAAGTTCGATTAAGTCTTAATATTGAACAACATGATTTAAATGTAAAAGCAAATAGAGCTATTTCCTTTTTGTCAAAGGGTGACAAAGTAAAAGTTACTTTGAGATTTAAAGGTAGAGAAATGGGCTATACCAAATTAGGGTATGATGTAATGAATAAATTTAATGAGCTCATTTCAGAAGTTAGTACTATAGAGAAAAAGCCAAAATTGGAAGGCAGGAGCATGACTATGTTCTTAGCACCAAAGAATGCTTAGATGATAGAGGGGAGGAAATAATTATGCCAAAAATGAAAACACATCGTGGAGCAGCAAAAAGATTCAAAATAACAAAGAGTGGTAAAATAAAAAGAGCAAAAGCTTATAAAAGCCATATTTTAACTAAAAAGAGCCAAAAAAGAAAAAGAAATTTAAGAAAAGCTGCTATGATGCCAAAGGCTGAAGAGAGAAGAATAAAAAAAGTATTACCATACGCATAGAAAATAGGAAGGTAAAGGAGGTAGAAAAACATGGCAAGAGTAAAAAAAGCAGTAAATGCAAAAAAGAAGCATAAAAAAATATTAAAACTTGCAAAAGGATTTTATGGAGCTAAAAGTAAGATTTTCAGAGCTGCAAATCCAGCAGTAATGAGATCTTTAAGATCTGCATATATAGGAAGAAAATTAAAGAAGAGAGATTTTAGAAAATTATGGATTGCAAGAATTAATGCTGCTGCAAGAATGAATGGTATATCTTATAGTAGATTAATTAATGGATTAAAGCTAGCTGAGGTTCAAATTAACAGAAAAATGTTAGCTGAAATGGCAATTTATGATGAAAAAGGTTTTGCACAATTAGTAGATGTTGCAAAGCAAAAATTAAATGCATAAAAATAGACTCTATTAATGAGTCTATTTTTTTCATTGTTTATTCATATACTTGTGATGATTTGTTTAAAATAATATGTAGGGATCGATAACTTTTCTTTAAAAAGTTATTGGTTAATGCTATAATAAATGCATAACAAAATTAGGAAGAATTTGGACAGGGGTGATTAGAATCGATATTAATAAAAGAATTGATAAATATAAACTGAACCCTGCACAGATACTTGTTTTAGGATTTGCTAGTGTCATTTTAATGGGTGGTATACTTTTAAGTCTTCCTATTGCATCAAAATCTGGACATAGTGTGGGTTTTATTAATGCAATTTTCACATCTACTTCAGCAGTATGTGTAACGGGACTTGTTGTTGTTGATACGGCTACCCACTGGACTGTTTTTGGGCAGACGGTTATTATTCTATTAATTCAAATTGGTGGATTAGGATTTATGAGCATGGCTACCTTTTTTGCATTAATTTTTGGAAAAAGGATTACCTTACGTGAACGTCTAGTCATGCAAGAAGCATTGAATCAATTTAATATATCTGGAATTGTGCGTCTTACAAAATATATTCTTATAACAACTTTTTCCATAGAAGGAATAGGGGCAATACTTCTATCCTTTAAATTTATTCCTATATATGGGGTACCAAAGGGAATAGGACTAAGTATATTTCATGCAATTTCTGCTTTTTGTAACGCAGGTTTTGATTTAATAGGAAATTTTAGAAGTTTAACGCCTTTTGCTGATGATTTTCTCATTAACATAGTAATCTGTTTTTTAATTATAACAGGTGGTTTAGGATTCACGGTAATTGTTGAGGTACTCCAAAAAAGAAAGTTCTCAAAACTTAGTTTACATGCAAAACTAGTACTCTATATTACAGGTGTTTTATTATTAGTAGGTTTTATAGCCGTTTTTATATTAGAGTATAGTAATCCTGAAACACTTGGGAAGCTAAGCTTTAAAGGGAAATTATTAGGTGCATTATTTCATTCTGTTACACCTAGAACGGCAGGGTTTAATACCTTACCAACAGATAAATTAACAACAGCTACCATATTTATGACAATGGTTTTCATGTTCATAGGAGGTTCTTCTGGATCTACTGCTGGAGGAGTAAAAACCACAACAGCTGGAGTGATTATCTTTACGGTGATTAATATTATAAAAGGAAAAGAAGATACAGAAGTTTTTAATAGAAGAATACCTAGAGACATTATTAATCGATCTTTAGCAGTAATTGGGATTGCCATGACACTGGTTATATTTGTAACTATGATTTTATCCATAACAGAAACAGGACATAGTTTTATGGAGATTTTCTTTGAAGTTACTTCAGCTTTTGGAACAGTGGGTTTGTCATTAGGAATGACACCTAGTCTTAGTATCATAGGGAAAATTGTTATTTCCATTACTATGTTTGCAGGTAGAGTAGGGCCTATGACCATTGCATTAGCTTTAGCAAGACAACAGCAGAAAAATAAGGGATTGATTAAGTATCCTGAAGAACGAGTAATTGTAGGATAGGGGTGTTACGATGAAACAATTTGTAGTAATAGGTTGTGGAAGGTTTGGTTCAAGTGTGGCAAGAACCCTTTATGGATTAGGTTTTGATGTATTAGCAATTGATGGTAATGAAGATGTGATACAAGGAATAGCTGATTCTGTTACCCATGCAGTACAAGCAGATGCAACAGAAGAGGCATCCATTAAATCACTTGGAATGAGTAATTTTGATGTTGCAGTAATTACCATAGGCTCTAATATACAAGCGTCTATTATGGCCACCCTCATTGTAAAGGAACTAGGGGTGAAGCATGTAGTAGCTAAAGCTCAAAATGAGCAGCATGCAAAGGTTCTTTATAAAATTGGAGCAGATAGAGTGGTATTTCCTGAAAGAGATATGGGTGTTAGGGTAGCACATAATCTAGTATCATCTAATTTCTTAGACATTATAGAATTGGCTCCTGATTATAGTATTGTAGAGATCTCTGCCCTTGAAGAATGGGCAGGACAAAATTTAAAAGATTTAAATATGAGAGCAAATTACGGTATTAACGTAATGGCTATTAAGCATGGGACAGAAATTAATATCTCTCCAAGGGCAACGGATACGGTAAAAAGTGATGATGTATTAGTGGTGATTGGACATAATGATGATTTACAAAAGATAGAGAAGAAAGCATAAAATAAGAGGTGGAAATAGTTGATCTTAAAGATTAATTCTAGCGACAATGGAACTATTAAACATGTAAGAGAACTGAAAAAAAGAAAATACAGACAAAAGTATGAGGAATACATAGTAGAAGGGATACGAATTATTCGTGATGCCCTACAAAAT is part of the Crassaminicella profunda genome and encodes:
- the infC gene encoding translation initiation factor IF-3 — protein: MINFRRCPIIKELDINEAIRDREVRLIDTDGEQLGVVAGRKALEMAIERKLDLVKIAPQAKPPVCKIMDYGKYKFEQSKKEKEAKKKQKVINVKEVRLSLNIEQHDLNVKANRAISFLSKGDKVKVTLRFKGREMGYTKLGYDVMNKFNELISEVSTIEKKPKLEGRSMTMFLAPKNA
- the rpmI gene encoding 50S ribosomal protein L35, which codes for MPKMKTHRGAAKRFKITKSGKIKRAKAYKSHILTKKSQKRKRNLRKAAMMPKAEERRIKKVLPYA
- the rplT gene encoding 50S ribosomal protein L20, translated to MARVKKAVNAKKKHKKILKLAKGFYGAKSKIFRAANPAVMRSLRSAYIGRKLKKRDFRKLWIARINAAARMNGISYSRLINGLKLAEVQINRKMLAEMAIYDEKGFAQLVDVAKQKLNA
- a CDS encoding TrkH family potassium uptake protein, yielding MDINKRIDKYKLNPAQILVLGFASVILMGGILLSLPIASKSGHSVGFINAIFTSTSAVCVTGLVVVDTATHWTVFGQTVIILLIQIGGLGFMSMATFFALIFGKRITLRERLVMQEALNQFNISGIVRLTKYILITTFSIEGIGAILLSFKFIPIYGVPKGIGLSIFHAISAFCNAGFDLIGNFRSLTPFADDFLINIVICFLIITGGLGFTVIVEVLQKRKFSKLSLHAKLVLYITGVLLLVGFIAVFILEYSNPETLGKLSFKGKLLGALFHSVTPRTAGFNTLPTDKLTTATIFMTMVFMFIGGSSGSTAGGVKTTTAGVIIFTVINIIKGKEDTEVFNRRIPRDIINRSLAVIGIAMTLVIFVTMILSITETGHSFMEIFFEVTSAFGTVGLSLGMTPSLSIIGKIVISITMFAGRVGPMTIALALARQQQKNKGLIKYPEERVIVG
- a CDS encoding potassium channel family protein, translated to MKQFVVIGCGRFGSSVARTLYGLGFDVLAIDGNEDVIQGIADSVTHAVQADATEEASIKSLGMSNFDVAVITIGSNIQASIMATLIVKELGVKHVVAKAQNEQHAKVLYKIGADRVVFPERDMGVRVAHNLVSSNFLDIIELAPDYSIVEISALEEWAGQNLKDLNMRANYGINVMAIKHGTEINISPRATDTVKSDDVLVVIGHNDDLQKIEKKA